The following are from one region of the Capsicum annuum cultivar UCD-10X-F1 unplaced genomic scaffold, UCD10Xv1.1 ctg997, whole genome shotgun sequence genome:
- the LOC124895803 gene encoding uncharacterized protein LOC124895803, whose amino-acid sequence MDPSLINTNTSSESVTTFSVAMDMSVSIGREITPELIAGLEQQTAELRLMVQNTPLPHCAPPVYTYATTPPVTQTQGLYHIDANHYVKMENDLRMYTDDTVNRKLKDLEDAIRSLRGLGNNQSVRYEDLCAFPEIELPPGYKIPKFEKFDGFENSFFHLKTYCEKLIGVGKNEGIRDDLANAFVDHYKFHVDIIPDRISITKLRQRSNENFYEYSIHWREKATRVHPPMEETEMISYFIHALNLEYFDRMITMAGKTFIEIVKT is encoded by the exons ATGGATCCTAGTCTGATTAACACAAATACTTCTTCTGAGTCAGTTACCACCTTTTCTGTGGCAATGGACATGAGTGTCTCGATAGGAAGGGAAATAACCCCAGAGCTCATTGCCGGTTTGGAGCAACAAACTGCCGAGCTAAGGCTCATG GTTCAGAACACACCCTTGCCACACTGTGCTCCACCAGTGTACACCTATGCTACCACCCCACCGGTAACACAAACTCAAGGGTTATACCACATAGATGCTAATCATTATGTTAAAATGGAGAATGATCTAAGAATGTACACTGATGATACAGTGAATAGAAAGCTCAAGGACTTAGAAGATGCAATAAGGAGTCTTCGGGGGCTTGGGAATAACCAAAGTGTGAGGTATGAAGATTTGTGTGCATTTCCCGAGATTGAGTTGCCTCCTGGTTATAAGATcccaaagtttgaaaaatttgatGGGTTCGAAAATTCTTTCTTTCACTTGAAAACTTATTGTGAAAAGTTAATTGGTGTGGGCAAGAATGAAGGAATACGG GATGACCTGGCAAATGCTTTTGTGGATCACTACAAGTTTCATGTCGACATTATTCCTGATAGAATCTCTATCACAAAGCTAAGACAGAGGTCAAATGAGAATTTTTATGAATATTCCATACACTGGAGAGAAAAAGCGACTAGGGTACATCCCCCAATGGAAGAAACTGAGATGATCAGTTACTTCATCCATGCACTAAATCTCGAATATTTTGACCGCATGATAACAATGGCTGGAAAAACATTTATTGAAATTGTCAAGACTTGA